The Branchiostoma lanceolatum isolate klBraLanc5 chromosome 3, klBraLanc5.hap2, whole genome shotgun sequence DNA segment TTCTCGAGAGATGGCGGTAAatgcatatatttttgtttcgTCTTGTGGAGCGCGAAATAAAAGTATGGTGGACATtttgtttcacataaaatcacattatCAGCTAGGGTACcggcaaatgtgaaattatgtgaaacctTTTCACATAAAATAACATATTCACGATTatgtgaaaaatgtaatttgaatttcacataatttcacatttgactcCTTGCAGTTTTCGGAAGAAAATCGcttcacatttcttcacattttttcacatttcacattcacattttttttggtcatgTTTTAGGGTTGTGCGATTTCACATAATggtttcacatttttcaaagggtcacattttttcacatataataACATTTCGtgattcacattttgaaaaaaaatcacattttgtgtTTCACATATTTTTGATCGGATTCACataatgtcacattttcttggaattttgcagaaaattcacataattttcacatttatgcacctagtagtgTAACCTCAGCTGACCTTCAGTCTACCAACATAGAGGTTGATGCAGCTCACGCATATTCGGACCTCATTCTTCTGATCCTATCAAATTAGCCTCTATTACTATTAGCAAGGTATGACTCATAGAAGGGAACACCAGAATATATACACCAAAAGACCCAGGTAAAATCATCAGACGACCTTAAGCTATGGTCTATTGAAATGTTAATCGAGTCGCCAAGGGCACCAATTACGGTCTATTGTCACCAATGTCCTCGTTGTCACTAAACAATCCAAACGCTCCGGGGGGATTCCAACGTCATTAGTATATATACGCTGGTGTTCATTCCGTGCAAATTTGCACTTAGGCTGTGAGACACCGCACACTCTTACAGACTTGCTGACTATACTAGCGAGCTGGTCATAAATTTGCAGCAATATGGAGTTGTTACTTCTTGTAGCCTTGGTGTTGCTTGTAGTCTACCTGTACGTAGAAGATCTCAGGTTGAGGAGGAAATACCCACCCGGGCCTCGTGCCTGGCCGATCGTCGGGAACCTGCGCGACCTCGCCCGGGGACCACACCGAGTGTTCGCTGAATGGAGACTGAAATATGGTGACATCTTCACGTACGTCAATATGTCACTACTTACTAGACGCTATAATGGTTATTTGTCGTTATGACTGATTAGTATAACAGACATGCGTCCATAAAAAATTTGGGGTCGGTAAAGGGCTGAGGTGGGTGGGGAGTTGGCAGGGCTACTCTATACCAAAACTATTCACACGTTCAgcaacatgttggaaaacaaatATCACTTAAAACGCTTACCTGGGATACTACAACTGTGTTGATGTcaatttgggggagggggggctaaCTCTGTCACATTCATGATCAAGTCTGCTACAGGGCACGACGTATGTGTTGGAAAATTAAACATATACATAGAACACTTTTTCTCTCATACATAAGTGATTTTGCATCACGTACGTTAAGTTTGTTACATAGTTGTTACACTGTAAAGAAACTGACACCTCCGTACTTTTAAGTGCTATCTAAACTGCAGTTATTTCATTTCAGGAGTTGTTTATCGGAAAATACACGGAATGGCAGCGTACAGTATACACTAATACGCCCTATTATGTTGTGCTGTCAGGCAAAGGTAAACCAGGGGCACTGCACAAAGCCGAAGAAACCAGTTGAACGAGAGCCGAACAGGGGTTGAGCTTTTCAAACTCGTCTAAGCGTACAAATGTGTTAATCATGGCTCATGCTTTGCTGATGCAACATCCGGAGTGTAACTTATTGTGTAACTAAACTGTAAGTTTCTACAAGAACCGAATCAAGAGAACCGGCGAATTCTTTAACCAGCACAACACGCTCATATTGTTTGCATCACCCTCGTTTCATATCTGCTCCCATTTTCAAATGTCAATAGGGTTTGGTTGAGGAACAACCAAAACAGGGCGACAACTGCATTTACTTGTCATTGTTATGACTTGTACGGAACCGTTCTGTACATTACGAATGAAGATGTATAATAGTGTCCACATAGAATGATGAACATGCTGTTTCTATTTTATATCTGCGTCGATTTTCTCAAAATCCGGCAGAATTCATTACCCTACAATCTCGTATGTTTGTCTATGTTATTGTTTATCAAACTGTATTGAAATGTCCTGATTATCTAGTGTCTGGCTCGGCTCTCGCCCAGCAGTCGTGCTGAACGGACAGGACGCCGTGAAAGAAGCTCTGCAGAAACATGGCGACATCTTTTCGTCTCGTCCGGACTTGTTCCTGTGGGGACGAACAATACGGACCAAAGGAAAAGGTAAGAAGACACGTTTACCTCATCATTAAATAATCGACTTGAGTGTTTGCCATCAAATTTTGAATCCTCTGTACGTTTAGTTTTGGCAAAACTGTCAGCTTTCTTTCCTAGCTGGAGCTTGTACAACCCGGCCTCCATACACATAACCAAAGCTGATGGCAATGAGCAACAACGTAACTGTTGACACTTACCTGAACATTTATGATCGTAAACATTAAGATTCTTTGGGTCTACTGTTTAAATGAGAGGGATCACTTCCATTGAAAGAAATCAAGGTTGTTGCAAGACTAATATGTTAAAGAGGGGAGTCTGGACTCAGCATGCGCATGTGCGTATGTCGCTCTTCAATCTCAATGACACAAGATACAGAACCTTTTGCCAAGAAGGTATGTAATCTGAAACGAAACTGAATAGTCCCCTGGCATTTATTCAATTTGCTGCTATCTTTTTCGTTTTCATCAGGTATTGCCACGGCCCCCTACGGCCCCGAGTGGAAGGAGACCCGAAAGGTGGCGCTGACTTGGCTCAACACCTTCGGGGCAGGGAAGCAGAGTTTGGAGCCCACCATCGTGCAGGAGGCGCAGGATCTGGTTCAAGTTTTCAAGGATAAACGTGGCCAACCGTTCGACCCTACATTATCCCTAGGCCTCGCGGTTTCCAACGTGATCTGTTCCGTAGTGTTCGGCCGGAGATTCAACCATGATGATGAGCGTTTCTCTCACCTGATGGAGCTCAACAGTCGGTACTTCCGCGCATATGCGTCCGCTCAGGTGTGTCTCCTCATGCACTTTCAGGATGCATGCTAGCACATCCACCAGACACTCTTCCAATTCGGTTCTCCACGAACCGAGCTCATTTGACATTGTTCATAACCCCGAATATTTTGAACTCTAAAGACCTCGGCAGTTCTAGTTCATAATGACCTGGCCATTTTAACCGTAATAGCGGCGGATATCAGTGAAGGGCTATATTGTAGTGAAGCCACTCCCGCTTCAATCTGTCTATTTTTCCAGGTATTAAATGTTTACCCCAAACTGCGGTACGTCCCGTCCGTGCGGCGGAACCTGGAGGAGGTGGTGACGTGCAGCGAGGAGATCCGCAGCTTCGTCATCGAAGTCATCCAGGAGCACAGAGAGACCTTTGACCCGAACAACATCAGGGACGTCATCGATGGTTTTCTTCTGGAAGAGCACCGGGGTAAGTGGATATAAGGATAAGTCAGAAGTCTGTAAAtatatcatcatcgtcatcatcttcTCGGTTCTGCATCTATTGTCATAGGAACGTCCTGCAGTTGCAATCAGTCTTTTAACAATTCAATTGACTCCGCCTTGACTGCTGCAAGATCCTTTTGCTCTCAGAGTTTTCTTgcaatttctttaaaagtttATTGGGTATCTGCAGTACCTTTGAAATAGACAGTCTATGAACGTGAGGTTCTGACTGACAACACCTCATCGCTTAACTATTGTCTTCAATCATCAGGGAACAGAATATTGTCTGAACTGCCAGGAGATAACGTCATCAACGTCATCAAGAACCTTTTCACAGCGGGAACCGACACCACCGCCACCACGCTCCGCTGGGCCCTGCTGTACCTGGTGAAGAACCCGGATGTACAGCGCAAGGTGCAGGATGAGATCGATGTGAGGCTTGGAAAACAGGTACATCTCACATCACTACAGAGGCCAAATACTATCACATATTGAAAGAGGAAGGACTTTGCATCTATAATTTGTTTCAAACGAGATCTATCTGATGGTTGGTGATCGAGATTAGCAAGAACCGGAGGCTAATGAGCGGCACTACATGGATCTGAGATTTCCTGCTCATTGGCGAAATATCGTGTCAAGAATTACTTCATCAGACGTATTCTTTAATCATTATCTGGATCCATTTGTATGCACATTTAAACTAGACAACGCCAAATCAGCATGGCTTTCTCAAAATATCAACCGATTGTATCCTGTTTCCCAATAGGCATTATTAACATAAGTCTTTACATAATGCATATCTTACATTTACCGCAGACCCGGGTATCTATACTGCTGCGAGAACACCTTCCCTACACGGAGGCGACCATACGCGAGGCCCAGCGGATCCGGACCATCTCTCCTTCCTCTGTTCCTCACGAGACCACAGCTCCTACAACAATCCTGGGACATCAGGTACTAGGTGACCACTCTGTGCTTCCTGAACAAACCGTAACGCATTACTTACTCGTCATGTGCATTCTTTGAACTTTTTTCATTCCAATTTTAAACTTTCATTGAAACTTTTCGTTTTGTCTGACACAGATCCCTTCCGGAACGTTCATAGTGCCCAACCTGTGGTCTCTCCACATGGACCCGAAGTACTGGCCCGACCCGGAGAGGTTCGACCCGACCCGTTTCCTGGACGCTGACGGGCAGCTGGCACCGCGAACAGAGTCCTTCTTGCCATTCAGCACAGGTAAGGCAGTTTTCTCCTTGgaatgaaagttcatttgagctaTTTGAGGACATATTGCAACTGGCTTAACCGACACAAATTATAAAGCTGATCCCAAGTTGTGTGTATGATTATATCTAGAAAACAATTCTATAATTTCTGTAATAACAAAGGTCGCTGACATGTCATTTTCTACCGCACCAGGTCCTCGCAAGTGCCTCGGAGAACAGCTGGCCAAGTACGAGCTGTTCCTGTTCTTCACCTCCCTGCTGCAGCAGTTCACTTTCAAGATGCCAGAGGGCGCTCTAACGCCAGACACGGAGGGAATCGTCGGTCAAGTGTTTTCTCCTCGGCCATTCGAAATCTGTGTAATCCCTCGAATTTAAGCAgaccattttttaaagaattgtcAGTGGTACTCCAAGTATAAGtatttgatatgaatataacgTGGTGCACAAGGGACAATCATAGTGATGCAAAGCATAAGTGGCTAGGAGATAACGTAATTACAGTTGGGTAGAgtaatttcaatgtttttgattattttttcctTGACTTAACCAACAGGTGAGCAGTTTGTTTGAAAGGTCTAGTAACCGACGTGATAACGTAGTAATGCATGCTGACCTTAATAATGTGTCCGTGCCTATTGTCCTAACCTAGATACCTGACACAAAGCACCTTGACATAAGGTCGCAGAAGTAAAACACAGTCTGTTACCGCTACCCCCAATTCGCAAATATCGGGGTTAAATAGTATTAGGAATGGTCAAATATGATTAAAAAAGTAACCCGCAGAGGCAATTCTGACTACTTACTGATAGAAAATCACGTTAGAGAATTCTGTTTGTTGCCAGGTTTTTTTGTTTACGTTATCGTCCGGTGGAGCATGAGGCCGCATTTCAGCTGACCCTGAAGAACAGGTGGGAATCGAGGCGTACGTCCATGTAACAAGTGAGCAGTTTGTTTGTAAGACCTAGTAGCGATCGCAATAAATTAGTACTTTGTGACGACCCCATGAGCTCAATAATGTGATCGTACCTATCGTCCTAACCTAGGTACCTATCACAAATCACCTTGACATAAGGTGGCAGAATTAGAACACAGTATAAACGCGATTAATGGTTGTTACGAGTACGGTGATCTAATGGTACGAACGTTCATGTCATTTGATTATAAATACCATTGTATGTTCGTGAGAGCCATTGAGGTAAGAGCAAAGATGACGCTCATGCCACAAAGTGGCCATTTCTGGTCtctaactaaaaaaaataagaatttaCTGATCCACACTCTCCATTGTAACCATAGCCTAGGCTACCTATGTACACCATGTGTAATCAGCCACGATACCCGACAGATGAAATTTCAACCTCCTGCAAATTATTGATCATCGCACCCTTGTAGTGGAGAATAGTTCTGAAAACATATCGGACAAAGCGACCCTATCAGTGTCACCTGACGCCACCTCACCTCGCCTGACCTTTCTTTCAGTCAACCGTTAATAAACAACTGAAACGCTCAGACgacatgtaatcaaatctgGCACGGACTGGGGCACTTCCAAGGTCATCCGCTGACTTTCACACAAGTTTGCACTCCGTGAGGCGCCACGTACTCTCACAGACTTGCTGAGCAGCTAACTGGTTATGAATTAGCAGCAAAATGGAGTTGATACTTCTTGTAGCCTTGGCACTGCTTGTAGTCTACCTGTATGTCGAAAATGTCAGGTTGAGGAGGAAATACCCACCCGGGCCTCGTGCCTGGCCGATCGTCGGGAACCTGCGCGACCTCGCCCGGGGACAACATCGAGTGTTCGCTGAATGGCGACTGAAATATGGCGACATCTTCACGTACGTAAATACGTCACTACTGACTCAGGACTGATGTATCAAATATGATCGTCAGCATTATTTGTCGTTATAATTGATTAGTGGAACAACTATGTGATCCTGATCAGGAAACGTTAGGTTGGGTGGGCTGGTTttggttggggggggggcggtgtAGTGTGCTGCTGTTCGTTCCACTAAAGTAGCTTAGTCCAGTTCATATCGGGAAAAACGTCCACTTAGCTGAGACTACTGTGGTTTTCGCTGTCAGTTCAAGGAGTTCTTCTTGAAACCTCCTTCGTAAGTTTAAAAGCGAAGAAAGGCAACCTCTTTCACATTCACGATCAAGCCTGGTATCTGAGGTCATGAACCCGATTTTGCATTCAGGTACGTAACGTTTCAATAAAAGATGCCAACGTTTCAGTACTGACGTGGAAACAAAATGCAATCGTATTAAACGACTGCCACAGTAATGCTTAAGTAATCAGTTGTTTATCATCGGGGAAAAAGACACAATATGGCAACGAGGTAAgatgtactagtagtaagtcAGTGTGGATGCATCGAAAACCCCGGATGTAAACAAAAGTAACGATCGCTGGTATCACTGACACCGACACGAATACGCCCTATTATGTCGTGCTGTCAGGCAAAATGGTACCGGGGGCACCTAACAAAACCAATGGAACCAGGCGAACAAGTTCCGAACAGGGGTTCGGCTTTTGAAACTCTTAGCGAAAAAaatgtgtaatctccaagcagatctacacgggtcAAAATCATAATGTCAGTCAGAGAAGCTCGGCCTGACTgagcttctctggctaacaTTACGATTTtaccccgtgtagatctgcttggagattaaaacatGTGTAACTGCAACAGTTCAACGGATCCATACCATCGCCAAGcaatataaaatgtaattagtaaCATTAGGACAAGATAACATCCATGACATCCTGCTAATGGTACAAAAAAGTCTCACTGACAGGAATCAGATAAATACCTTTAATTCTGTAAACATCCTTTCACCGAGAATCTTTGCGATTCCTTCGTCTGTAATGTGCATAGCATTAGAACAATAGTATAAAGTCTGGGGTTAGGGTTGACAGGATCACGAGGTGTTATTCACATCCTGTCAATTCACATCCTGTCAATACTGCTACCAAATCCCTATTGACAGGAAAATCCTGTCATTGACATATTAAGGTCCTGTCAATAAAACAAACGTATTGACGGGCACACCTTATCAATAGTGCCAAATATCatttattgacaggaacattctgCCAATAGTGCAAAGTTTTCTTACTGACAGGTACATCCTGTCAACTGTGCCAAAACTATAATGACAGGTATCTTTTTAATAGTGAAAAACATTCTTATTGACGGGAAAATCAGTAGCCGCGGCCTTATCAGTAACAATAGAGATAGGATATAACGCGTATACGTACATggaaatgatatgatatatgttatacattATATCGTATCTGAATTACACTTACAgcaagtatcaaatttgtaTCCCTCCCCAGGaagctgttgtagaatttcttCATTCGTCATGCAAATGATATCCACATTTACCTAACCacataacaaatttcatgtgAATCCATCCAAAGCTTCTTGAGTTTTGCTCTTTAATCACACACTTATAAacgcaaacaaaaacataatttcttggcgaaggtgacAAGGAACCTATGATCTCTCGCTGATTATTCTCTTACTATTTATGCAATTAACGTTCAAATCTATATAATCTATGTATTGAAGACAGATAATGAGATGACATTTATCACCCTCTGGAACATTTGACCGAAACATCCTGCCAATATCCCGTGCAACTTTCGACCTTCTGTACTTCACTTTATGTCACTGGGTGGGTATACGCGTGCCTATATACAACATCtagaaacacaaaaaaaacatacatactaTCACATCGAAAAACCGTAAACGGAATTAACAAAAGAGTCTCCTTTGATTTCCTAAAACTTCCTTAAATCTCTCATATCTGTCTACGTTATTGTTGACTAAACTGCTTTACAATGTCTTGATCATGCAGTGTCTGGATCGGTCCTCGCCCAGCAGTCGTGCTGAACGGACAAAACGCCGTGAAAGAGGCTTTGCAGAAACATGGCGACATCTTTTCGTCTCGTCCGGAACTGTTCATGTGGGAACGAACACTACCGACCAGAGGAAAAGGTCAGAGAAGGCGTGTTCATCATCAAATAAGCGACTCGAGTGTATGTCATCAACTTTTGAATCTTCTGTATGTGTATTTTAGGTTGATTAAAGCAAcactgtcactgtcagttttCCTTCTTAGCTGCAGCTTGTATATTCTACAACCAAGCCTCCATACCAACATTATAAAGGCGAATAAGCAATCCTAGCAGCAACAGTAATGTTGTAGACATTTGCCCGTGAACATTTATGGTCGTtaatattgaaatgtttttttgcaTGAGAAAAATCGCTGGTTGACCCTTCTATCGAAAGACAGACAAGGTTGTTGTTGCAAGATCAAGCTGTTTAATAGGGATGTCTGGACTCCGCATGTCGTTATTTAAACTCAATTACACAAGACAGAGGACCTTCTCCAAAGCTTctaaaaaaaagctggccatacgacctcattgtggtggggatgaaacggttgaagtatagtttgtaaaaagaCTTAAATTGCTGTTAGACCCCAGTTaaagtgcagtgtta contains these protein-coding regions:
- the LOC136431223 gene encoding cytochrome P450 2U1-like; amino-acid sequence: MELLLLVALVLLVVYLYVEDLRLRRKYPPGPRAWPIVGNLRDLARGPHRVFAEWRLKYGDIFTVWLGSRPAVVLNGQDAVKEALQKHGDIFSSRPDLFLWGRTIRTKGKGIATAPYGPEWKETRKVALTWLNTFGAGKQSLEPTIVQEAQDLVQVFKDKRGQPFDPTLSLGLAVSNVICSVVFGRRFNHDDERFSHLMELNSRYFRAYASAQVLNVYPKLRYVPSVRRNLEEVVTCSEEIRSFVIEVIQEHRETFDPNNIRDVIDGFLLEEHRGNRILSELPGDNVINVIKNLFTAGTDTTATTLRWALLYLVKNPDVQRKVQDEIDVRLGKQTRVSILLREHLPYTEATIREAQRIRTISPSSVPHETTAPTTILGHQIPSGTFIVPNLWSLHMDPKYWPDPERFDPTRFLDADGQLAPRTESFLPFSTGPRKCLGEQLAKYELFLFFTSLLQQFTFKMPEGALTPDTEGIVGQVFSPRPFEICVIPRI